In Anaerolineales bacterium, the DNA window ATTGGGCGGCCGGGATTGACGAGCTGGCTGTAACTCTTCTCGATGCGCGCCCCGCGGAAGCGCAGGGCGCCGATCTCCAGGATGGCATCCCGCGCTGGATCCAACCCGGTGGTTTCCAGATCGAGCGCAACAAGTGTCCGCATCTCGGCAGGGGATATGGATTATAGCATCCACCTCCAGGCCCCATGCTATACTCGCCTCGCCTTCGCCCAGCAGCCCGTTTGGGTTGTGCGCGCCAGGCGCCATCGCCTCCAGGCCATCCCGATATTCCCTTCAACCCCGAAAGGCGCAGCATGATCGATCAAGCCGCCAGGCGAATTCGAGAGAACATCCAGACTGTGATCGTCGGCAAGGGCCAGGTCATCGATCTGGCGCTGGCGGCGGTGCTGTGCGAGGGGCACATCCTGATTGAGGACGTTCCGGGCATCGGCAAGACGACCCTGGCCCGCGCCCTGGCCGTCTCGCTCGGGTGCTCGTTCCAGCGTATTCAATTCACCCCCGACCTGCTCCCCTCGGATGTGACGGGCATCACCTGGTTCAATCAAAGGACCCAGGAGTTCGAGTTCCGACCTGGTCCCGTGATGTCGCAAATCGTGCTGGCCGACGAGATCAATCGGGCCACGCCCCGTACGCAGTCGGCCCTGCTGGAAGCGATGCAGGAGCGGCAGGTGACGGCGGACGGCGTCAGTCGTCCACTGCCGCGCCCCTTCCTGGTGCTGGCCACGCAAAACCCGGTCGAACTGGAGGGGACCTTCCCGCTGCCCGAGGCCCAGATCGACCGCTTCCTGCTGCGGCTGCAGCTGGGCTACCCGACCCCGGAGGAGGAAGGAAGGATCCTGACAAGGTTCGCCGCCGCCGATCCGCTCTCCGAACTGAGGGCCGTCACCAGCCCGGCCGAAGTCCTCGCTCTGCAGGCCGAGCGCGCCGCTGTGCGAGTCGACGACAGCCTGCGAGACTACCTGGTGTC includes these proteins:
- a CDS encoding AAA family ATPase — encoded protein: MIDQAARRIRENIQTVIVGKGQVIDLALAAVLCEGHILIEDVPGIGKTTLARALAVSLGCSFQRIQFTPDLLPSDVTGITWFNQRTQEFEFRPGPVMSQIVLADEINRATPRTQSALLEAMQERQVTADGVSRPLPRPFLVLATQNPVELEGTFPLPEAQIDRFLLRLQLGYPTPEEEGRILTRFAAADPLSELRAVTSPAEVLALQAERAAVRVDDSLRDYLVS